TCACCTACTTATGATAAGTCCAAGgctactaaaataattttaaaatgacaaGATATTAGATTGCCTAACTGTATCCATCGTCTACCACCGGGCACTATACAATCTCTAATAGCAACATTCCTTTCTAATAAAAGATAAACAATATTTCCTCTCTTCATTTACGTAGTCCCTTTTCACCACTATTACCTAATAAAATCCCTTCTTCTCGGTCTAGATACATAGAGGTAGAGCGTTGTTGTCATAACAATTATACATATAGATAGTATTTTAGGATGATAACTTAATTCCTTACTTTCTTATCGATAATCATGTTAGTAAGCACCAAGAAGAATTTTAGGGTGCTTTATAATAATAGAATAAAAGAAGAATAGATTCATACACAACTTTCACAAAGAACATCTTGCTTTAGTTTTTGTCAATCCCCTCCTCTATTAATTTATAACTACAGTCTATACTTGATAGCTTTCGATacataaaatattgaaatagaTCGATGAAGAACCAAGCTCCTTTAAAGTGAGAGTGAATCTCAACTGTTGATTAAAAACATCAATCATTGACATCACAACAAATAATGGCTGTGTTTAAATTACAACAGTCAATTTTTTCATAAAGAAATACTTTACCCTCTTAAATAAGTGCTCATTTTAGAAGAGCcgaatttaataaagaataaaaaatcagAAACATTTATGGAATTGAAATTACTACGAACAAGTTTTGCATCTTCTCCTATTAAACAACTCAAATAATCTAAAATCAAAGTAAGAAATGATCTTCTACGTACCTTGTGACCAAAGTAATGACCAGCAGGGTCACATTTGTAAAGTTGGGGCCCATATTCGTCATCAATACCCAATACCATAGAAACTTTGCACCGCAATAGATTAAAATCACAGAATGAGAAAATGACATCAATAATGACAATAAGTAATTGAGTTaatatcatataaaattaaGTATTTAACCTTCAAACAAGGTGTAAGTTGTTCATCAGTGAACACTTCAAAGGAAAATAAACACATACCTACTCCAAGTGGTCTCATAGAAGCATGTTGAGTATAGACTTGTGATTTGTCTGCAATCCTGTCAACATATAAGGTTACAAACTtcagatacaaaaaaaaattataaacaaattgtAAAACTATTTAGAACATATGAAATATCTcataatatatttgttattatgTTAGTTTATCTCCTAGTATCAATTTCtaatcttaaattttttaaattatcttCTAGAATTAGATTCCATATTGCTAGttattatcattatttgtttcttgattttcctttttatttagGGTTAGAAGTCTTATAGACCTATAATTAAGGGTTAGTATTCACTATTCAATCCTTTGTATAATGATAGTATCAAGGATATCTCgcaataattatttattttctactcattCTTCTGCtcttttttctaagataatgagTTTTAAAGGAAGACATGAAAGAGAGCCATAAGCAGCTAGAGTCTAGTAATATAGCAGCACATGTATGCATAATGTTAAAAGCTGAACCACCTACCATTTAGACAGCACATCCACAGGCATCTCATATCCATATCTAAAGCGATACTCAGCTGCTTCATTTCTTGCTTGTTGAACTAGTGTCCTGGCATCAGCTGAAAAGGAGTGGGAAATAGAAATATTTTAGTTCAAAATATATGTATGAACGTGTCAACCCACAGGAAATCAACATTATCATTGTCTGTGGTTGAAATCAAATACATTTTATCACATCATAGTTCAAAAGATATGCATTCTCTGCAGTAAGAATATCAATaggtttaaatttttttatttttttttgacgaaaggtttaaatatatatttggtcTCTGCAAATACAGTGAATTTGGGTTTTTATTACTATAAATTTGTCTTTTAGTTTTCCTCCCTACAAAGTCAGATTACATTATTTTTGGTCGTTGGCATCATCTAGTGTTACACAAACGATGGCATCGGATGTGTCATTTTATCTGATGTGGCACAAATTTTCATCATCTAACTCACCATTATGatcttaattaaataaattaaattaatataaaagaatgATGAATGAGAGAAAGTGAGTACTTACAAATTTCTGATTTTAATATAAATGTGTTAAATCAATTTCACAAATCTAGAACAAAGTAATGATGAACAGTTGCAGTAAAGAACATACATACACAGGGTGACAGGACCGAAAAATGTGTTGAATCAATTTCACAAATCTAAAACAAAGATATAGATGCAATGATGAACATACCCGTGATGCCGGTGGCAAGTAAACCAAGATACTTTGTGATGGGAAAGAGATGTGTAACACTTGTCTGGTCCAACAGCTTGTCCTACATTCAACATTACCACCTGACGGGTCAGCTAAAATACTCATACcattaaaagaaaaaacctAACAGTCAAATTATTCTACTCACCGGAACCTTTTTCTGAGTAACCACACAAACCGAATCTTTTCCTCTTACGCCAATCGAGGTATTACCAGCAGACTTAACAGCCTTGAAAGCATACTCTGTTGAACACATTCAAAAACCCTAACTCAGAACAATACAGCCTAACAAACTACACACTCAATCAAAACAAGCGAAATCCTATACGAAATAGCGTATCTTATAACAATTTGTTTAAATTCGGCTTTAACAACACAGATTAACATCAGGGGTTCGATTCTCACCCACAACAAAAATGTAACAATACTAATTCCTAACTACTAACTAGGcagtttcaaaaataaaaaataaattaaatttatcaaGCGCAATCCAAAAGATtgaaataaacagataaaaacaATGACAAACCTAGCTCGATAAACCAATACCtaagtaaatttaatttaattaaacaaaattagaagaagaaaaacaaaattgagaaGAACTAAACTACAATTGACCTAATTAAACGACACCGTTGAAAGACGTGAATTAGTGATACAAGTTACATACCGACTTGAAAGAGACGGCCCTCGGGGGAGAAAATAGTGATGTGACGATCGTATCCACCTCCGCTTCCTCTACTCATGTTTCAGATTGCTTTTTCTCGAGGGCTTTTCGGTAATTTGGTGCGACAGTGCTTGCGGTGGTCGACGGAAAGAGATtgtgaagagaatgaagaaacGAGTTGAGTGTGGGTGTATTTGTTCTTGAAGCTCATCTTCTTgctcaagaaaagaaaaaaaatacctcGACTAACACCGTGTTTGCTTAACAAAAGAGTACAAGGGAAGAAagtattgaaaataataagatgattatttttattttttttatgaatgtttttattttattttttatgaatataaGATGTTTATTAGGTATAGAGAAATTAAGATTATTATTGAGAAAAAGATTGATCATGCATTCTGTTGGGGTAAATTGGAGAGGAATCTGCGATATCAATGCTTATGAAAGAATTAAGTAATCAATCAAAGTACGTGGATGCCAATATTATTTTGaagtagtttagtgactaaatttttttcttgttgAATAAccattagttggttcagtggtaattgatactgaacttggtagggaggaatGCGATTCGATCCCCAGCAACTGTGATCGGAAGGGGGCTGGAAgtctggaaccacttgatgccagaactgacccccgaatcagTTTGAATGAACAGATTCGGGGAATTCGCGAGGACGGTTGCGCCTTCCTCGATCCCCGCCCGAAGTATCCGCGGGAGAATATTTGCTTCCATCCCCGTCCCCACGGAAAAAAATCCTTGTTTTCAGAGCTCCAAACGGGTGCAAATTGACATCCCTACTCATACTTATACGTGATTCTAATATGACTACGAAATCAATTTAGCACCAATGGCTTGTCTAGGAGCtactcaagttttttttttttcattttggaTTAATTTAATCAAAGCCACGTagactaattaattacatgttcattttttataagaaaaataaattaaaaataaaaaacagattGAAAACCTAGAAAATCAAAGTTCAACTTCATCCGtatcttcatcattcaaaaccTAGAAAGATAAATCTTCATCttccaaaattcaaatcaagAAGTAATTAAAAACGGGGCAATCCTCGCGGATATCCGCTCTGACGGATGTAAATTGACATCCCTACTCATACTTATATGTGATTCTAATATTACTACGAAATCAATTTAGCACCAATGACTTACTTGTCTATCTATGAGCTACTCAAGCttctttttttcatcaaaaataaaataaataatattaaaaaagaaacaaaacaataactatattaaaaaaaagaaacaaaacaatatttttcatcaaaaataaaataaataatattactacCAAGTGTACtactaactattaataataataaaataatggatcatgctaaccagtgcccccgggacactagttaaggataccaaaaatttctaattttctaataataataaaaatatatacgaGACCATCAAATATATACGAGacctaataaaatttctaattttcgattaaaaatatatacaaactTTCTGAAAAGGAAACTCGAAAAACAAGGTAAACTCCTAGCTCTAGCTTGTTTTGAATTCAACATAGTAGATGTACCTTCTGATACTTGGTGGCTAGACTCAGGTGCAACTATTCATGTTGTGAATTCTTTGCAGGGGTTTCAAAGCCTGAGGAAACCAAGTGATGCTGAGGCAAAGGTCATCGTGGGCGATGGAGCTGGAGTACCTGTTTTAGAGATAGGAGTTGTTTCTTTGCTTTTACCTTCTGGTCATACTTTAATTTTGAAAGATGCAGTTTATGTACCTCCCATGAGAAGGAATTTGATTTCAGTTTCAGCATTGGACAAATCTAGCTAcacttttaattttgaaaatggAAAACTCGTTGTTTATTTTAAATCTACCGTTGTCTGTTCTGGAATTTTACGAGATGGGTTATATATGTTGAATACAGACGAATTGTCTGTTAATTCTGTTATTGGTTCTAAACGTGTTATGAAAGGTGAGAATTCATCAATGTTATGGCATAAGCGTTTAGGTCACATTTCTAGACCTCGTATTGAAAGGCTAATTAGAGACAATATTCTTCCTTATCTTGATTTCTCTGATTTTGAAACTTGTGTCGATTGTCTGAAAGGAAAGCTAACTGCAAAGTCCAGGAACTCAAAAGGAAAAAGGTGTGATGACGTCTTGCAATTGATTCACACTGACATATGCGGGCCTATAACACCTGTTGCTATGGGTGGATATAGGTAATTCATCACTTTCATAGATGACTTCTCTAGGTTTGATTGGATGGATGATCCGCTGCCATTCCAGGTAAACCGTTCCCATATATATTCTCTAATATTACAATATGCTATAACTTGTATCTATTGATCTAAGGTCATTATATTTAAATtctttcaattggtatcagagccgttAGATAAATATT
This genomic interval from Trifolium pratense cultivar HEN17-A07 linkage group LG6, ARS_RC_1.1, whole genome shotgun sequence contains the following:
- the LOC123891317 gene encoding proteasome subunit alpha type-6-like; amino-acid sequence: MSRGSGGGYDRHITIFSPEGRLFQVEYAFKAVKSAGNTSIGVRGKDSVCVVTQKKVPDKLLDQTSVTHLFPITKYLGLLATGITADARTLVQQARNEAAEYRFRYGYEMPVDVLSKWIADKSQVYTQHASMRPLGVVSMVLGIDDEYGPQLYKCDPAGHYFGHKAASAGLKDQEAINFLEKRMKNDPSFTYAETVQTAISALQSVLQEDFKATEIEVGVVQMDNPEFRVLSTEEVDEHLTSISERD